The following is a genomic window from Xenopus laevis strain J_2021 chromosome 2L, Xenopus_laevis_v10.1, whole genome shotgun sequence.
CCTTTTTTTCCAAGAGGGTCCAAGGGCCTCCAATGTGCTCTCTTCACATccctgaaaaaatttaatttttctgattcagacttgtCCATCTTCCTGTAAATTGAGGTTCTTTGGTTTAGCAttcaatgtatttgttttcttctttttaatgcACCATTTCCCCTTGCTTGGCACAGTGCACTTTAATATAAACGAGTTAttttcctaattaaaaaaaaaaaagaatagatgtaagagagagagaaagagagatgtaTTGTACTCTAGATCACAACAGAATTCCGTGACCACTGTTATATATGCACTATAGCTAAGCAATAGAGGCTCTACAGGAAgtacaaatgttatttttgccCTGTTAACACTGCACAGTAACAGACTAACATATGTGGTAATAAGTTTTcaccaggtcttgtaacccataggggtaaatttatcaaagagtgaagttccaccactagagtgaaattccgcagctctcaattcatttctatggattttgaaaggcttatttatcaatggatgaagtgaaagttcaccctttgataaatacgcctataaaaatcccatagaaattaatagagagtggtggaacttcactattaacttcactctttgataaatataccccatagaaacCAAACCGATGTTTGCGTTCAAATTTTATGGATGAGCTTTCTCATCCATAAAACTCTTCGTTAGATTCTAGTttccttaacttttagtatgttatagaatggtctttTCTTAGAAGCTCTtaaattggtcttccttttttcaaTGAATGGCTTGGTTTtgcttcctttttatagttttcaatttaaaatgctaCCTGGCAGCCAAAAGCTCCCTGATACAATTTTATAATTATCTTTAATGACTTATTCTTCTAGCCAGACTCACTCCTTTTCTTCCTTCAGCTATTCAAACTACTAACTGGTTGGTACAGTAAATTGGCACTGGCATCCATTGTAAATTAAGTactgttaaaggataactaaaccccccTAGGAACAACAGACCCCCTTAACTGGCTTCCATCAGCCCCCCACACAGTGTATTACATAGAAAGGTACATAGAAAATCTGAGCAGAAAAAGAAGAGCAGTGCAGTTCCCCGATGCCATCGTCTGCTCATTCTTATCCTCTGTGGGTCTCCTCGTCGACATGGAGCCTGCAGGAACATACGCAGTTGAAGCAGATTCCTGACTAGCCCCAACTGCACATACTCCTGCAGGCTTTGTGTCGCCAAAGAGACCTGAAGaggatgagaatgggcagaagatgGCCCCGGGGAACTCCACAGCACAGctctgcattttaaaaaaactcctttaaagaattcaaccccttttattaaatacccctaccctaaatagatccccccagcctagctggtaccccgggcaaatgcccctaatttttttacttacccctccgtgcagattctgtcctcgggagttcacaAGTGTcatgttcttttcttcagtattaTTCAGAATCAGAGCAGCGTTTCAGCACATACGCAGttggcgaatgcgcagttgttcgggaccagaagattactccaactgtgcatatgCCGAAACTCACTACACAAAGAataccgaagaaaagaagatggtgcccgtgaaatCCCGAGGACAAAATCTGCAGGGAGggttaagtaaaaaattaggggcatttgcctggggtaccaggtaggctgggggggttgaattatcctttaaacACAAAGCTAAACATGTATACATAAACATATTCCGAAAAATATTTGTTCATCAAAAAGTTGTGACTCACCACAATTTTTGCATCATAATTAGAATGATCTTCGTCATTATTAGTATTCGTATTCTCACTGTAAGATGGAAGAACATAACCAATGATTCAAAATCTAGTTAACCATGAATACTTAATGctgtataatctttgtaaagtgctACAGAATGTATGGGTGCTACAAATAACGTTAATAATTCTACGTTTCAAACATTATGCAAAAAAGGAATATGCACATTTTAGGAAGTTCAGATGAACGCCTGAGTCAATTCCTGTTGTTTATTCTGCTGGCAATGTCATACATTATAGAATATCTTCCTGTGGTTGGCTCcctattggttaaaaaaaaacccgacACCAGTTCCTTTATATTAGGTctcatttatacaaaaaaaaaaaaaaataaaaacccccagatatttatgattattttttccttaaaatgctGTAGGAACAATTTAATTTAGACCACTGCTTAAAAAGGAGACTCATACATTTTCGGATTTGAAAAGGCAGAACTGAAAGGTATAAAAGTCTGAAAATAAATAGTCCTGCAGctctggtgggggaaacaattttcctATGATATATGCCATTTCAGCACACTTGCTTTTCAGAGGCCCCAGttactaaaatatttttcttcataCTATTGTCTGCATCATGCTAAAACTAATACTTGGGATGAACTATCACTTTAGTGACCCTAAAGAAGTAGATATGAGTTTTTATTAGATattataattttaaatgtattaattaaatctTTCAGGATAAAGCACAGTTGCTGGCCAAATGTGAATCTTACTTCTGCTCAACGATAGGTGAAATAGGTCCATCGTCATCCAGGTACCCATATTTACGCATTTCTGAACTTTCATTCTCCAAATCTTCACCTAAATCCATAATCTTTAACGAATTTTGCAGATGTCGATCATACTTAAGTTTTTCAGTATACCTCAGAAATCCACTAAAAACAGATTGCTGGTGAAAAgaagttatatttatttacaggctCAAGCTGAATATATCTTTATTAAACTATATACAACAGTTGCATAATCATGCTTATTTAAAATCCTACGGAATTCAATgatccaatatactgtattaaactgtacatgtatgggatgcattatctggaaaccacttatccagaaagctgcaaattatgcaaagaccatctcccataaacaccaaatgattttctttttctatgtaataataatacagtatcatgtacatgatcccaactaatatttatataatcaattcttactggaaggaaaaccagcccattgggtttatttcatgtttaaattatttttagtagacaaattatggagatccaaatttcagaaagatcccttatccagaaaaccccaaatcctgagcattctggataacaggtcccatacctgtatcactaaACCCACTTTACTGTTGTTgccaatattaaaggggtagATCACTTTCAACTTAACTTCTACTATAATGTAGACAGTGAatttaaaagacaatttgcaatttaccaTCTGTGcttttttaatgatttagcttttagttcagcagatttccagtttggaatttcagctgctATCCAAGTGTGAAAccagagctcaccacagaaaaactcacccactttctgttcattccatgggatttttagaagagtaTTGATCAATGGGAAAATGGAACGTTAAAGTTCACCAGTTTAAAACCCTACTGGAATGAATAGAATAGAATTAGAGCTGCGATGAGCTTTAATTTCACACTTGAATAAATATGCCGCTAAAATACAGGCAAAACAAATTAAGCGAAGTATAAAATCCTTTGATGAAACTGAAAAAATGGTTAACTGAAAAAGATTATGAagggcagggctgtccagctATCATTCAGTGAGCTGTTTCTGGCTTTCAGGTATGATGAGGCAACGATGAAGTGTTTCTCTCCTCCTGAAGGTTATTTTAGGTTAAAGAGCACCTGAACAGAGCAGTTACTCAACAGGCAAACTACAGTTGAACTACGTTAGGATGCTAGGATTGGcaatataacaaaacaaaaaatgtgcttAGTTTTAGTGTTTCATGTTTCAG
Proteins encoded in this region:
- the LOC443660 gene encoding TATA box-binding protein-associated factor RNA polymerase I subunit D, which encodes MSLPSSSDSSDFEPVPKYLPLKKILEQFRKKKKKQKKKRQRYRKYLVTEKKPHKPPAKKITITLQEKHRRLRERSITFPFTGQKYLQFKRYLPYEQSVFSGFLRYTEKLKYDRHLQNSLKIMDLGEDLENESSEMRKYGYLDDDGPISPIVEQNENTNTNNDEDHSNYDAKIVENNSFILKCTVPSKGKWCIKKKKTNTLNAKPKNLNLQEDGQV